Proteins from a genomic interval of Niabella soli DSM 19437:
- a CDS encoding outer membrane beta-barrel protein gives MKKLLIFAVVLTTMALGAQAQTQKGYYLIGGSLATIGGNTNERSFSMNITPKAAWFIQDNLALGGEVSLGLKAGRAQSPSFNYFVGPLARYYFGHDEVNTPKQTRAFAEANAGVSGANGGGKSTNGFGAGIGPGVAFFVNQNIALEALAKANIITGAGNNGVAFAPELSLGFQIFLPSSKLKAIRDDMKK, from the coding sequence ATGAAAAAGCTATTGATCTTTGCCGTAGTGCTTACTACGATGGCGTTAGGTGCGCAGGCACAAACTCAGAAAGGCTATTACTTAATAGGAGGTAGTTTGGCAACCATTGGCGGAAATACAAATGAAAGGAGTTTTAGCATGAATATTACTCCGAAAGCCGCCTGGTTTATACAGGATAACCTGGCCCTAGGTGGTGAAGTAAGTTTGGGCTTAAAAGCCGGGAGAGCCCAGAGCCCCAGTTTTAATTATTTTGTAGGCCCGCTGGCGCGTTATTATTTCGGGCATGACGAAGTTAATACCCCTAAACAGACCCGTGCTTTTGCAGAAGCTAATGCGGGGGTTAGTGGTGCTAATGGTGGCGGTAAATCCACAAACGGATTTGGTGCCGGAATTGGGCCGGGGGTTGCATTTTTCGTGAATCAGAATATTGCATTAGAAGCGCTTGCTAAGGCGAATATTATTACAGGCGCCGGTAATAATGGTGTGGCATTTGCTCCCGAATTGAGTTTGGGATTTCAAATTTTCCTGCCATCGTCTAAGTTAAAAGCGATTCGTGACGATATGAAAAAGTAA
- the mutS gene encoding DNA mismatch repair protein MutS, with the protein MAKVKNNPQDTPLMQQHKAIKQKYPDAILLFRVGDFYETFGQDAVIASQVLGITLTKRNNGAAASLDLAGFPHHSLDTYLHKLVKAGYRVAICDQLEDPKQAKGIVKRGVTEMLTPGTAVNDKLLEHKNNNFLAGIHFTDNDQFGLAFLDLSTGAFFIAEGDKEYADKLLQSFNPSETIFQRHQQKRYKEYFGGKTYIYTLDEWIFDVTYAQDTLLKHFQTHSLKGFGIEGLELGITAAGALIHYLRDTEHPNLQHITAIESIRKNDFLWMDKFTIRNLELMGGGPDQHTLISVLDNTTSPMGARLLKRWMIFPLIDIQKINERLDVVELLIKETDLRQSLIQAIKQCGDIERLVAKIPTKKINPREILQLARGLQQVAIIKQLCEAEQQGYLQQVGAALDPCPIIAAKISAQIIENPPASIAKGGMIQTGVLPGLDELRTISQNGKAYLAQLQTKEAEQTGISSLKIGFNNVFGYYLEVTNIHKAKVPDSWIRKQTLTNAERYITPELKEYEEKITGAEEKILTLEQQLYEQLLNELFTWLVPIQTNGNLIAVLDCLCCFAHNALQYQYKRPVVHEGADWSVKEARHPVIERNLPVGEAYISNDLELNKTDQQIIILTGPNMSGKSALLRQTALITLMAHMGSFVPATEAHIALTDKIFTRVGASDNLSGGESTFMVEMNETASIINSITDRSLVLLDEIGRGTSTYDGISIAWSIAEYLHQSPHKPKTLFATHYHELNELEEKFTGIKNYHVTNKEIGNKIIFLRKLARGGSTHSFGIHVAKMAGMPPALINRANQILEQLEHKHVDEKNAGTSITEKIKDITNPKFQLSIFDVHSQTFDEIRQLLTDIDINRLTPVEALLKLQEIKGKLQ; encoded by the coding sequence ATGGCCAAAGTAAAAAATAACCCCCAGGATACCCCGCTGATGCAGCAGCATAAGGCGATTAAGCAGAAATACCCGGATGCAATACTCCTGTTTCGTGTGGGTGACTTCTATGAAACCTTTGGCCAGGACGCCGTCATAGCGTCCCAGGTGCTGGGCATTACGCTAACCAAACGCAATAACGGGGCCGCCGCCTCGCTGGACCTTGCCGGTTTTCCGCACCATTCGCTGGATACTTATTTACACAAACTGGTGAAAGCGGGCTACCGGGTGGCGATCTGCGATCAGTTGGAAGATCCTAAACAAGCCAAGGGCATCGTAAAACGGGGTGTTACCGAAATGCTTACACCGGGCACGGCAGTGAACGACAAACTGCTGGAGCATAAAAACAATAATTTTCTTGCAGGGATTCATTTTACCGATAACGATCAGTTCGGTCTTGCCTTTTTAGATCTTTCTACCGGCGCGTTTTTTATCGCCGAAGGCGACAAAGAATACGCGGATAAATTGCTGCAAAGCTTTAACCCGTCAGAAACAATCTTTCAACGGCATCAACAAAAAAGATATAAAGAATACTTTGGCGGTAAAACTTATATTTATACGTTAGACGAATGGATCTTTGACGTAACGTATGCACAGGATACCTTGCTAAAACATTTCCAGACACATTCATTAAAAGGCTTTGGGATTGAAGGGCTGGAACTGGGCATTACTGCCGCAGGCGCATTGATCCACTACCTGAGAGATACCGAGCATCCGAATCTTCAGCACATAACCGCCATTGAAAGCATCCGCAAAAATGATTTTCTGTGGATGGATAAGTTCACCATCCGTAATCTCGAACTGATGGGCGGCGGCCCTGATCAGCATACCCTCATCAGTGTTTTGGATAACACCACCTCCCCCATGGGAGCGCGCTTATTAAAACGATGGATGATCTTTCCACTGATCGACATTCAAAAAATAAACGAGCGGCTGGATGTTGTGGAACTGCTGATCAAAGAAACAGATCTTCGTCAATCTTTAATACAGGCGATCAAACAATGTGGAGATATAGAACGACTGGTAGCAAAGATCCCCACAAAAAAGATCAATCCCAGGGAAATATTACAACTCGCCAGGGGACTGCAACAGGTGGCTATTATCAAACAACTTTGCGAAGCCGAACAACAAGGCTATTTGCAACAGGTGGGTGCTGCATTGGATCCCTGTCCTATAATTGCGGCGAAAATAAGTGCACAGATTATTGAAAACCCTCCGGCCTCAATAGCCAAAGGAGGAATGATCCAAACCGGCGTGCTGCCCGGGCTGGATGAATTAAGAACGATCTCTCAAAACGGGAAAGCCTACCTGGCCCAATTGCAGACCAAAGAGGCAGAACAGACGGGCATCAGCTCGCTTAAGATCGGGTTCAACAATGTATTTGGTTATTATCTTGAAGTAACCAATATTCATAAGGCAAAGGTTCCCGACAGTTGGATTCGCAAGCAGACCCTTACCAATGCGGAGCGCTACATCACCCCTGAATTAAAAGAATACGAAGAGAAAATTACCGGCGCCGAAGAAAAAATACTGACGCTGGAACAACAGCTTTACGAGCAGTTGCTAAATGAATTGTTTACCTGGCTGGTCCCCATTCAAACGAACGGCAATCTTATCGCCGTGCTGGATTGCCTTTGCTGCTTCGCACATAATGCGCTGCAGTATCAATATAAACGGCCCGTTGTTCATGAAGGCGCAGATTGGAGTGTAAAAGAAGCAAGACATCCCGTGATTGAGCGCAATCTGCCGGTGGGTGAGGCCTACATCAGCAATGACCTGGAACTGAATAAAACCGATCAGCAGATCATCATTCTTACCGGTCCGAACATGAGCGGTAAATCAGCACTGTTAAGACAAACAGCGCTGATCACCCTGATGGCGCATATGGGAAGTTTTGTTCCGGCAACTGAAGCCCATATTGCATTGACCGATAAAATATTTACCCGTGTGGGCGCTTCCGACAATCTAAGTGGCGGCGAAAGTACCTTCATGGTGGAGATGAATGAAACAGCCTCCATTATTAATAGTATTACCGACAGAAGCCTGGTGTTACTTGATGAAATAGGTCGTGGTACTTCTACCTATGATGGCATTTCCATAGCCTGGAGCATTGCCGAATACCTGCATCAATCGCCGCACAAACCCAAAACACTATTTGCCACCCATTACCACGAGCTTAATGAACTGGAAGAAAAGTTCACGGGCATCAAAAACTATCATGTCACCAATAAAGAAATAGGCAATAAGATCATCTTCCTGCGCAAACTGGCGCGTGGTGGCAGTACCCATAGCTTTGGTATTCATGTAGCCAAGATGGCCGGTATGCCGCCAGCCCTGATCAACCGGGCTAACCAGATACTGGAACAACTGGAACATAAACATGTTGATGAAAAAAACGCCGGCACTTCCATCACAGAAAAAATAAAAGACATCACTAACCCGAAATTCCAGCTCTCGATATTTGACGTGCACAGCCAAACTTTTGATGAGATCCGGCAATTGCTCACGGATATCGACATTAACCGGCTCACTCCGGTAGAAGCGCTGCTGAAATTACAGGAGATAAAGGGAAAATTACAGTAG
- a CDS encoding sugar O-acetyltransferase, translating into MTEKEKCKQGLLYAANDEQLTAERRICKSICQQYNQTEYSNIEKRNELLEKIIKKTKQHFVIEQPFWCDYGYNIELGENFYSNHNLIILDGAKVTFGDNVFIGPNCGFYTAGHPVNIEQRNEGLEYAQPITIGNNVWLGGNAVVMPGVTIGDNTIIGAGSVVTKPIPGNVVAVGNPCRILKELK; encoded by the coding sequence ATGACAGAAAAAGAAAAGTGCAAACAGGGACTGCTCTATGCAGCGAATGATGAACAATTAACAGCGGAGCGGCGTATTTGCAAAAGTATATGCCAGCAATATAATCAAACGGAATATTCAAACATCGAAAAAAGAAATGAGCTCCTTGAAAAAATAATCAAAAAAACCAAACAGCATTTTGTAATTGAACAACCGTTTTGGTGCGACTATGGCTATAATATTGAGCTGGGTGAAAACTTCTATTCGAATCACAATCTTATCATATTAGATGGCGCCAAAGTAACGTTTGGAGATAACGTATTTATAGGGCCTAATTGCGGTTTCTATACGGCGGGGCATCCGGTAAATATTGAACAAAGAAATGAAGGGCTCGAATATGCCCAACCTATTACCATCGGCAATAACGTTTGGCTGGGTGGAAATGCAGTAGTTATGCCTGGTGTAACCATTGGTGATAATACAATTATAGGAGCCGGAAGCGTGGTAACTAAACCGATTCCGGGGAATGTGGTTGCAGTGGGCAATCCCTGCCGTATTTTAAAAGAATTAAAATAA
- the bshB1 gene encoding bacillithiol biosynthesis deacetylase BshB1, whose amino-acid sequence MKLDILAIGVHPDDVELCCAGTLLKEIQSGKKAGIIDLTQGELGTRGTKETRYKEAADAARIMGVSVRENLKMRDGFFKNDEEHQLQLIKVIRKYQPDIILGNVLNDRHPDHGRAGHLINDACFLSGLAKIETFDDAGAPQQKWRPAYFFQYMQDWFHDPNLVIDISDVIDLKMKAIEAYATQFYTGAAPSGDAEPQTYISTPDFRESILARSRMLGKRIGVKYAEGLLSTKVIGMSNLSGVILNET is encoded by the coding sequence ATGAAATTAGATATATTAGCTATCGGTGTGCACCCGGACGACGTAGAGTTATGCTGCGCGGGCACGCTGTTAAAAGAAATCCAATCCGGAAAAAAGGCCGGAATCATTGACCTTACCCAGGGGGAATTAGGTACCAGGGGCACAAAGGAAACCCGTTATAAGGAAGCTGCCGATGCGGCACGGATCATGGGCGTCTCCGTAAGAGAGAATTTAAAAATGCGGGACGGCTTTTTTAAAAATGATGAGGAGCACCAGCTACAATTGATAAAAGTGATCCGCAAATACCAGCCCGATATTATTTTGGGCAATGTATTGAACGACCGGCATCCCGACCATGGCCGCGCAGGGCATTTGATCAACGACGCCTGCTTCCTCTCGGGATTGGCTAAGATCGAAACGTTTGACGATGCCGGCGCCCCCCAGCAAAAGTGGCGCCCTGCCTATTTCTTTCAATACATGCAAGATTGGTTTCATGATCCCAACCTGGTTATTGACATTTCCGATGTTATTGACCTCAAAATGAAAGCAATAGAAGCATACGCCACCCAATTTTATACAGGTGCTGCCCCCTCGGGGGATGCGGAGCCCCAAACCTACATCTCTACGCCGGACTTCCGGGAAAGCATTTTAGCCAGAAGCCGCATGCTGGGCAAGCGGATCGGCGTAAAATATGCAGAAGGCTTATTGAGTACCAAGGTAATAGGAATGTCCAACCTATCAGGCGTTATCCTGAATGAGACCTGA